In one window of Megalopta genalis isolate 19385.01 chromosome 4, iyMegGena1_principal, whole genome shotgun sequence DNA:
- the LOC117223811 gene encoding odorant receptor 49b-like isoform X2, with amino-acid sequence MTSLMLSALLSHTLDIVFNVQTQEDLSDNIIITVSVVGGACKMYTFLVNRDNIMILIRALRRKPFMPVNEEEMNIKMRFDKVIEENAIQFMWLVQASMMLVWVSTPIMESKNRKLPFRAWIPYNYSSATLYMVTYLYQYVTLTLDTMMHIGCDSLFSGLLICVYCQLEILKHRLQNIKNDQNRSVNVCAYHHHQIYIFASKLSRSFRIILCYQLVATVSMVCFSIFQLTQARLNGKAVEHVMFMICVLIQLFYYCWYGNEVRRKSLEVPDMIFESNWMNLDNETKKVLLVIMLRGSFPMEFKSAHIMTVNLESFMAVIKTSYSVYNLLK; translated from the exons ATGACCAGTCTCATGCTGTCTGCTTTGCTATCGCATACTCTCGACATAGTATTCAACGTCCAAACTCAGGAAGATCTCAGCGACAATATTATCATCACGGTCTCTGTGGTTGGAGGTGCATGCAAGATGTACACCTTCTTAGTGAATAGAGACAATATCATGATCCTGATAAGGGCTTTGCGGAGAAAGCCGTTCATGCCTGTAAATGAGGAAGAGATGAACATCAAGATGAGATTCGATAAAGTAATCGA GGAGAATGCAATTCAATTCATGTGGCTGGTTCAGGCCAGCATGATGCTGGTGTGGGTCAGCACACCGATCATGGAATCAAAGAACCGAAAATTACCATTTCGCGCATGGATACCGTATAATTATTCCTCTGCGACGCTGTACATGGTGACGTACCTTTATCAATACGTGACTTTGACATTGGATACGATGATGCACATTGGTTGTGACTCTTTGTTCAGCGGGTTGTTGATCTGCGTGTATTGTCAGCTGGAGATTCTCAAGCATCGCCTGCAAAATATTAAGAATGATCAGAATAGGTCGGTGAACGTATGCGCTTACCACCATCATCAGATATACAT CTTCGCTTCAAAGTTGAGCAGAAGCTTTCGCATAATTCTGTGCTATCAACTCGTGGCAACCGTGTCAATGGTCTGCTTCAGCATTTTCCAACTGACGCAGGCGCGACTGAATGGAAAAGCAGTTGAACACGTTATGTTCATGATTTGCGTACTGATACAGCTGTTTTACTACTGTTGGTACGGGAACGAAGTTAGGCGAAAG AGCTTGGAAGTCCCTGATATGATCTTCGAAAGCAACTGGATGAATTTAGACAACGAGACTAAGAAGGTTCTTTTAGTGATTATGCTACGAGGATCATTTCCCATGGAGTTCAAAAGCGCTCATATTATGACCGTGAATCTGGAGTCGTTCATGGCG GTGATCAAGACTTCTTATTCGGTGTATAATCTGCTCAAATAA
- the LOC117223811 gene encoding odorant receptor 49b-like isoform X1, whose translation MTSLMLSALLSHTLDIVFNVQTQEDLSDNIIITVSVVGGACKMYTFLVNRDNIMILIRALRRKPFMPVNEEEMNIKMRFDKVIEENAIQFMWLVQASMMLVWVSTPIMESKNRKLPFRAWIPYNYSSATLYMVTYLYQYVTLTLDTMMHIGCDSLFSGLLICVYCQLEILKHRLQNIKNDQNRSVNVCAYHHHQIYIFASKLSRSFRIILCYQLVATVSMVCFSIFQLTQARLNGKAVEHVMFMICVLIQLFYYCWYGNEVRRKSLEVPDMIFESNWMNLDNETKKVLLVIMLRGSFPMEFKSAHIMTVNLESFMAVCINYYPLFSLFYEQMLAYRVR comes from the exons ATGACCAGTCTCATGCTGTCTGCTTTGCTATCGCATACTCTCGACATAGTATTCAACGTCCAAACTCAGGAAGATCTCAGCGACAATATTATCATCACGGTCTCTGTGGTTGGAGGTGCATGCAAGATGTACACCTTCTTAGTGAATAGAGACAATATCATGATCCTGATAAGGGCTTTGCGGAGAAAGCCGTTCATGCCTGTAAATGAGGAAGAGATGAACATCAAGATGAGATTCGATAAAGTAATCGA GGAGAATGCAATTCAATTCATGTGGCTGGTTCAGGCCAGCATGATGCTGGTGTGGGTCAGCACACCGATCATGGAATCAAAGAACCGAAAATTACCATTTCGCGCATGGATACCGTATAATTATTCCTCTGCGACGCTGTACATGGTGACGTACCTTTATCAATACGTGACTTTGACATTGGATACGATGATGCACATTGGTTGTGACTCTTTGTTCAGCGGGTTGTTGATCTGCGTGTATTGTCAGCTGGAGATTCTCAAGCATCGCCTGCAAAATATTAAGAATGATCAGAATAGGTCGGTGAACGTATGCGCTTACCACCATCATCAGATATACAT CTTCGCTTCAAAGTTGAGCAGAAGCTTTCGCATAATTCTGTGCTATCAACTCGTGGCAACCGTGTCAATGGTCTGCTTCAGCATTTTCCAACTGACGCAGGCGCGACTGAATGGAAAAGCAGTTGAACACGTTATGTTCATGATTTGCGTACTGATACAGCTGTTTTACTACTGTTGGTACGGGAACGAAGTTAGGCGAAAG AGCTTGGAAGTCCCTGATATGATCTTCGAAAGCAACTGGATGAATTTAGACAACGAGACTAAGAAGGTTCTTTTAGTGATTATGCTACGAGGATCATTTCCCATGGAGTTCAAAAGCGCTCATATTATGACCGTGAATCTGGAGTCGTTCATGGCGGTCTGTATCAATTATTATCCACTTTTTTCACTGTTTTACGAACAGATGTTAGCCTACAGGGTTCGATAA
- the LOC117223811 gene encoding odorant receptor 46a-like isoform X3, with translation MTSLMLSALLSHTLDIVFNVQTQEDLSDNIIITVSVVGGACKMYTFLVNRDNIMILIRALRRKPFMPVNEEEMNIKMRFDKVIEENAIQFMWLVQASMMLVWVSTPIMESKNRKLPFRAWIPYNYSSATLYMVTYLYQYVTLTLDTMMHIGCDSLFSGLLICVYCQLEILKHRLQNIKNDQNSFASKLSRSFRIILCYQLVATVSMVCFSIFQLTQARLNGKAVEHVMFMICVLIQLFYYCWYGNEVRRKSLEVPDMIFESNWMNLDNETKKVLLVIMLRGSFPMEFKSAHIMTVNLESFMAVCINYYPLFSLFYEQMLAYRVR, from the exons ATGACCAGTCTCATGCTGTCTGCTTTGCTATCGCATACTCTCGACATAGTATTCAACGTCCAAACTCAGGAAGATCTCAGCGACAATATTATCATCACGGTCTCTGTGGTTGGAGGTGCATGCAAGATGTACACCTTCTTAGTGAATAGAGACAATATCATGATCCTGATAAGGGCTTTGCGGAGAAAGCCGTTCATGCCTGTAAATGAGGAAGAGATGAACATCAAGATGAGATTCGATAAAGTAATCGA GGAGAATGCAATTCAATTCATGTGGCTGGTTCAGGCCAGCATGATGCTGGTGTGGGTCAGCACACCGATCATGGAATCAAAGAACCGAAAATTACCATTTCGCGCATGGATACCGTATAATTATTCCTCTGCGACGCTGTACATGGTGACGTACCTTTATCAATACGTGACTTTGACATTGGATACGATGATGCACATTGGTTGTGACTCTTTGTTCAGCGGGTTGTTGATCTGCGTGTATTGTCAGCTGGAGATTCTCAAGCATCGCCTGCAAAATATTAAGAATGATCAGAATAG CTTCGCTTCAAAGTTGAGCAGAAGCTTTCGCATAATTCTGTGCTATCAACTCGTGGCAACCGTGTCAATGGTCTGCTTCAGCATTTTCCAACTGACGCAGGCGCGACTGAATGGAAAAGCAGTTGAACACGTTATGTTCATGATTTGCGTACTGATACAGCTGTTTTACTACTGTTGGTACGGGAACGAAGTTAGGCGAAAG AGCTTGGAAGTCCCTGATATGATCTTCGAAAGCAACTGGATGAATTTAGACAACGAGACTAAGAAGGTTCTTTTAGTGATTATGCTACGAGGATCATTTCCCATGGAGTTCAAAAGCGCTCATATTATGACCGTGAATCTGGAGTCGTTCATGGCGGTCTGTATCAATTATTATCCACTTTTTTCACTGTTTTACGAACAGATGTTAGCCTACAGGGTTCGATAA